The DNA region tctcagtcccgggtattaggtggtgatagctctcgcgctgcttccaacgacccgtttcagaatgacagagctccttgcggtccaattccgaggtcgctgggcattgttcggccccacctaaacatagaagcaagcatctgaaggaaactcgatctatatttagacttccaatcccgtcaggcaaatcacggatcagcgcgtatttaatatgagtagataacatgtttcaacactacggatcaattcactgctagagtgtaaaccttctgatggctgacttcttagcgtcccagaccaaaaatccagaggtgtgagttcgaatcccacctgattcattttcgtttttgttcattttcaaagttcaaattcctggttccaaatttcaaaggtaccggccttaaaaaaataataatttctatATCTAAATCTCAGACAAATACTCACTTTcaaaagtacatcaaattttctttgaaatgtcCGGTTTCACGATTTTATTTCAGTTCATCAACGACAAGAGGCATATGCCTCCGCAGAGAGGCTTTAAAACTTACTTTTATTTACTATTAatgaaaaataccttttttttttttaaatgagtagGCCAACCAATCAGGCTTTCCacttatatttgaaaaatgaccacacgattttgaaaaacgtaccaagaaatttgaacacttggttccgaatttcatgaacgcttgttcacgattttgagaactcatTTCTCTCCGTGCATACTCAAACCAATTTAAAGGTAatgcttcttttttttacacttttcaatagttttttctgcttacaaaaaaattgaaacattttaactacatttttcataaaatgatgaaaaattctcCAGCAGAAAAAAGTTTCTACAAACCATCTAACCCTCGTCCCgtcctgcagcagcagcagcatcagcgcGGAAGGTTTGAACCTTCCGGAAGAAAAGCCCTCCGCGTTTCCTTCCCGGCACAGTCACCACCAGCAATCCCGCACCGAAAACCCTGCTGGACTCCTTCCAACGCAGACGACGATGACGGGTGGGAAAAACCCCCCGTGCGCGAGGGAATCAGCTGCCAGCAAGAAAAGTAAGAGGGTGTAGCAGGGGGACGCGGGGTGGTTGAGAAAAGACGTGAGGAAAACCCAACGAAAGAAAATTATAGCTTGTTTGAAGAGTTTCATTTGAGGAAAAGTGGGGAGCTCCCCAAGAGGGGGGACCAGGAAGCTTCGTGGAAAAGAGCGAAGGAAAAATCTCGAGCTTTTCCCCGGCAACGATAAGGAGGGCCGGTGAAAGAAAACTCCACCGAAGAAAATACGCTGTTCAGCGGCGAACAAACGAATCCGTTATTCCTTGAGACATACGAGATGCTGGAAAAAAAGGTCCGTCCAGGAATAGACTCGTTTGTGTGCGCGAAGGAGGAAACATCGGAAGGTGAGAAGAAATCAGTTTCTATGGTTACTCCTGATTTCGCTCTTCCCCCACTCCGTCTCGCGGCGCTGTGCGAATGAGCTGATTTCCCgacgcttctttttttttgcctcccaaGAAAAAGGAAGCTTAAGACGCAACACGCACTGTGGGGAGAAGTGGGCGGGGTGGGATTGGGAATGGTTGAGTGATTAGTGTTTGGTGGTGGTTCAATTGGGGGGATAcaattattgacactttatgAACCATTGCGGGTGAAGTGGGTTTCCCGAGGATTTCCAGCCGAGTGATTTACCGCTGTCACGGTATGGTCGTGTTAAGAAGATGATGGCAAGTGCGTGGACAGCAGATGTCCGAGGACGTTTAGATATCGGTCGAATTAATCAAGCGTGATGGTgggttggcattttttttttcgggtgaaGGTCGATTAGCTGTGAGTGGAATTTTTAGTTCATTTATGAGATTTCATGGGTCAGCAGAATTTTAAAGAGACCTACTGAAGGAAACAGTTTTTGATAGAAATGACGAAAACTCGGAAGAAATATAATTAAAATGCATCAATCCAATATGAATAACATGCTCATTCAATGACTCTCTTTGTAGTAACCATGTACTTGTAACCTCACTGAGATCCAGAACAAGCGATATCCACCTCCTTCACGTCCAGTTCGTCTGACTCGACAAGTTACGACTCCGTCTGCCATCGAATGTGGAGCACACTGGTGATGCTGactgatgctgaaaagttgaatcgaATTATTCTATTAAGACTCACCAGAGTCCGAGAATCGACCCTCCCTTTCCAACAGAGTTCCATCATCCACTTTTTGCGCAAGAAATTGCACTTGCAATGTGGGCCACCACACACCACATCTCCGAAGATCTTCAAAGTGGCTCGGACAACAGCAGCAAAAAACAATTGAGCTTGATGATTGTGGGAGCCCCAAGTTTTCTAATTGATTTAGTGCGGCGAGGTCAGGTCAGGGGACTTGTTTAATCCGCTCGATAAACTCCACTTCTTAAGTTTGCTGTTTTCAGCTGTACCTGGAAGGGAACGCTTCTAGATGAAGTGAACACGCCAACAAACAGCAACAACACCACAGTGTGCTTTCGCGTGCAACAGCGTAACTTCTTGTCTGCAACATTAATTTCACCGAAAGCCGAAGAAAAATTAGCTTATTGTTCTCCGGAGCGTCGTCTTCGCCCGGGTCGTTCCACCAGGACTCTTCTCTCTCCGGTGCTGGGAAACAGGATACCTCCAGTTGGGGCTAGAGAAACGAACGCCATTTTTCCTCGGTTGGaagtgcagcaaaaaaaaataagaggaAGCGTTGAAACCAGACTAGCTTCATATTTCCGAAAACAAGGAAAGTTGCACCTCGGTTTTTTTTGCCCTGCTCTCACCAGGAACCCCGGAAAACCACGTACCACGGCGCCGCACGTTCGGTGAACACGTCGTCGTGCCATCGAACTGGCGAGCACCGGGAGTACGGTGGCGGCGACGATGTGGTGAGGATAATGTGAAATAAAAATCCTGGATTCAGCGCTTTCCCGGCAGTGTTTTGTATCCTGGAGAAGTACCTCTATAGTGGCGGCAGCCAGCCAGAGTTCATCACACTACACTGGTTTTGATTGCTGGAACTAGTGCTTGTAGGATGCTGTTATTGCACTAGATGAGTGTCCGTACTGTTGGATTGAGCTGATTTGtttgttatttagaaaaaaaaatctagttttaaaactaaaaatctaTTCAAGATTTTCACATGGGTTGATAATTTCGAAGTCTTTATAATATCCAACTCTCTATGTAGCAATTCAAAGATcttttaaagcacttcaaaCTTTGTCTCAtagcattttcaaattaatttaaaaaagggcAGATTTCTGCCAACTTacacgaaatcgaaaaaaaatcttcccgaATCATccgaattttagtttttttttaaattgacgattcttaccatttttgCAAGAGGTATTCATAAAACATCAGATTTGTTCCACAATTTGGTGGACAACGGATGAAAGAGTGTTTGTCTACCTGATATACCATTTGATATTAATCACAGGGTTAACAAAACAAGATTAAAACAAGATTTGAtagttttttcaatcaaatttatttaaattttgtgaggATTCCCAACATGTCCATATtggtatgaaaaaaatctcatctttttgcttttcttactaatgaaaggtataggttttactttatcgctggacatcattttcatcttcatAAATgagacgattcagcatgaattttaattggaaaaatcgctaaaaaatcactctgcatcgatttttttttgttgatttttaataagCACTAAATTTGTATGGTGAATATAAAATTCAACAAGCttcatcgaaaaatatttttttttcaatagggtagggtagtcatcaatgagacacttttgattttcaactttcaacgatttttctaattttttcatcagcatttttTAATGAGCTTGTTGTTgccttttctttcttttaatgtgttctaacattgaccaaaatatgagatcgatctgacgtctacagccagagttattcaactgtctcattgtagacgcacttggcaggaacaatgagacagctggggaacaatgagacactctacgaaaatcaacatttttctagcaaaacatcgtgtttttgtattgttctattgcaggtgacttgccttgaacattttagagcaattttgccaacatgaaacttttattaacaaaagttacactaaaaagaatttaaattttgtaaaatccatatattaataccaaataactttgtatttttggttaaatgaagttgaaactctataaatatgccaaaaatcacttttaattcatgttttgaaagatttccatcgattttgaaaagtttattgaagaaaaatcaaagtgtctcattgttacccatgagctgaaatgagtggggaacaatgagacagccctgaaTTCTggatatattctaaattttgtccaaatctaatgaaaggacattgtagcccaacttaatccctatggaacgtcgaaaaaaatttgaagaaatattagttttggtgtaaatggcagcctacgagcgaaaaaatattttttgtccataatttacttttacaccccagaatcaaacatttatgaataactccgtagtaacagttcaatagggcgaatctgcgtttgtaaacaagcagtctatcccccttttacttgacgtgaactgtcacttgagcaaaagggatagactgcttgtttacaaatgcagattcgccctattgaaatgttactacggaacttgtcaagggagcgtccataaccaaagccactattatggcagacgtgtatccagtagacacacctttcccccaaatatgagcctgattggttgaaactacgaattgtgagagccattttatcattgttccccgtgtctcattgatgactactctaccctaagcattaaaaatcaaatattactaaatcgttttggaaaaaaatatgtttgacaaaaaaataactagaCTCAAGCCACTAAGctttaaatttttgtgatttagcCAAGTTCATTAATTAGAATAGTTGTTGTGTTGCGTGAATCATGCACGAATTTATAGTGAAACTACAGACAGTCTGTTTAATATCTctgaatttttaatataattgaATAGCTTGttagtattttatgaaaaaaagtgtttccaAGTATTCTAAACAATTAAGTAATAATtgtaaaagtgttttaaaaaatccttcttAATGCCAATTGCAAACAAAATCTCGTTTTTATTATACCTACTCCTTCAAATACTTTCTTAAAAGCAAAAAAGGTCGAAAAGGAACAATTAAATTCTCCAAAAATATGGTTTGATTGTTGAGAAATTGTTGAGTACACAAttcctacacccaaagttaaagaacgaggggatagtcctcacgaaaagaaacgtgaggaaagtgctatattgcgagagtatagtcctctcgcgtgttcatccgttcattggaacagttcatcctatgagtggcttatatggacaaacgaccgccacttagtcaccgaaccatggtggcccatacggcaaaggcacggttcaatatgccgaaggtcttgggttcgagtctcggtaccggtacttttttttgatagatgaacttttttggaaaatgaaccatgagtaaagtactctcggtaatttcgggatttatcctctccgtccgcacacagtaccattttactaccgaatcgtgctctttatcctctcgtatgccgatgcccagttctgggtgtaaactatatttttcaaaataactaagGTTCGAGAATTTGAAAACCTAATAATTGTTTTGAAAGCTTTCTACACAACAAtacattcaaaaatgtgtaatacacaataaaaaaaagttaaatttttaatgttgaaaattttagtttttgaatattattattaatattttttttaatttaacctaaaaatgtGAGTGAAAATGTTAAATTCGACAGAAACTGATGGATATAtccttgaattatttttaaattacctttatttacgcaaaatctgtcaccattcccaAGGGTTTCTagaagcgtttattacttgccagttACGCAAATTACTGGTCCAAATCAATTAATTACATTTATTACTTTATTACTTTTCACTATGATGAAGATTTAAGTATTTATTTCTACGGTTCTTAAATATCTTGAATATTAATTGATAGCTCATTCGATagctctttcaaaaataaatttaatgaaataaaataaaaacactaaatATCAAGCATAGTACAAACAGTATTGTTTTGTTCAAAGTCTTAAAttatgctttttatttttttttttttttgtgccaatctggatattgtgattttttgtataatttttattgaaaatagcagaatatttcacaatagtttcatgtttacacattgaaaattttctccCACAAGAGGGTGCTGAAACTTGGCAAGTCGAATGCCATTGAAATATTGTTGtttaaagttgtttgaaaaaaggcccCCAgattttcgagccaaacataaactttgaaaaatatttgcagcggctctttatgaaaactgtgaaattcttcaaaataacgttatgttttaaaatgtttttctaacATTGGTTTAACATtatttcgtttgttttttttttctcaagtatattaaaaaaaaatccgttaccAAAAATACGGATAATGTGTAATTTGTCAATTCtaatttcactgagtttgatttttaacaatgaaacatttgtctcagaaatatttggaaatgttTCACGAAAATAGTTCAGCTCTTAAAAAAGTGATATTACAGGACTATCAACAGCTGTAGTTAgctgaaaaatatataaaaaaaacttatttttatttaaattgatttttaaatggctttcacttgaaaactttgattctatcaatgataattaagtaaattttggttttaaatatttgatccacataaacttcaaataattttgactgtctattagaaggaaaaacacagaaaaaaaatcaactaaaatgtagttcttgcaaaaaaaacatatttctcgacttttttttattgagcctTTTAGGttctttaaagaaaaaactctggatttttacaattatttaataaaatgaattaGATTTTGGattcatgaaacatttttaactGGGTATTATATCATGGCGTTGccttttgttgttaatcagcttcgctaaacaacatgttgaaaataaattttaggaatgTTTTAGGAAACACGAATTATCTAATTAccagctaaaaatcaaagtaattattaattacttgccaggcCGCTTTGCAAATagacgtgaatatattccttcgtggctCTCAAATTTATGAACACAATTCATGtcccgatttcaatgaaactttgtagacatgttatcctacgctgatgtaagctatttttgtgtatatggtaccagtttcactcgataataacatttgagaagggcgtatgtgttttaaatatttttgtaattcgtaatttaaatattgctgtatcttgaagccgttgcatcgtataaaaaaaatcaaatacaaaattgtagtaaatttgacatttcaattggaaatatgggcttacagacataacttaattacattgctcataactgaaaacagaatattttttgcatGGTAGTTGTTCGGACGCCAACGGAAAAAACCTCTTTGTTAATCAGCCAATTTATTACGGCAGATCAAAGCTGCAAATTAGATTTAAATTTAGTACaatgttgtgtttgtgtgtgtgtgtttgtcttACAATTTGTTTGTTTCCTGTTTTCCGTCCAACCCGATCCGGATTTGTGTTCTACGTTTGTGTTGTAGCTGtaattttaggttaggttagcaCCGCGTTCCTGTTCGCTTCATATTGTGCAAGTTTTCGCATGTTTCTGTTGTTTTTCATGTTTCTATGTTTAAAACTTACTTGTACACAAACAGCGGTTCTGTCCTGGTCCTTCCTAACCCGTCTCGTCGTCCCTCCGAGGATCGCCACCCGGATCTACCCGCGTGTGGTTCCTGTATCGTGTTTGCATGTTTGCATGAGTTGTGTGTTATTTATTTCACtgttatttgtttcaaattaatttaaacttaCGAATTTGTGTCCGTCTACCTTCTGTTTATCCCGAACCACAAATCTTCCACCTTCAATCCTCACAATCCTCCTAATTATCCTCCTAATTATCCAAATCACTTCACGTTCCTTTTTCCCTGCCAAACTTGTGCTCGTTACTTTTGATTgtgaacattgttttgattcgtcGCCCTTTTTCTCGTGTGTTCCGTCATTGTTCACGTTCCTCTTTCTCGCGTCTCACGCGCGTGAGATGCCGTCGCGGCGTTCGTTCCCACGCAGCAGCATGGTGTCGACCCCGTCGCGGCAGTGAGCAGCCTCAACATCCCCCGGCCCGTAAACCCGGTTCCGAGGCTTCTGAAGCAGGTTTACCCTCGATCTCCAACACGGCCAGCCTCGCTGTCGCGCGCTTCACCAGCCCGCTGCTGGTTCTCACCCATGCTTGGCGAATCCTCCCGTCGCCGGACACGATCGGCTCTTCGACCACTCCGCGGATCCAGGACTTCCTGTTCTTCCCGTCGACGATGTAGACCAGGTCGCCCGCCTTCAGCGGCCTCGACTCACCGAACCACTTCGTGCGTTGATTCACCGACGGCACGTACTCCTTGACCCAGCGCTGCCACATCACATCTGCCAACTGTTGCGACCGCTTGTAGGCGTCACGTAGAGCTTCTGCAGGGTGAGGGGATGGCGGGACCGCGTTGGGTTCGTTCGGTGAAACTCCTCGGATGAAGTGATTTGGTGTGAGGGCCTCCGCTTGCGACGATTCTTGAGCCACGTACGTGAGCGGACGTGAGTTTATCATGTCCTCCGCCTCCGCCAGACAGGTCACCAGAATCTCGTCCGTCAGCCGCCGCCCGTCGTCCAACGCCTCCAGCGCCTCTTTCACAGAGCGGACCAAACGCTCCCAAACACCCCCCATGTGGGGTGCAGCGGGTGGGTTGAAGGTCCACTTCGTTCTCGACGTTGTCAGCACCTCGGCGCAGTCGTTCCCGATGCTCCGCACCGTCTCCACCAGCTCCTTGCTCGCGCCCCGAAAGTTCGTTCCGTTGTCGGAGAAGAACTCGACCGGAGGGCCTCGACGACAGATGAAACGGCGAATCGCCATCAGACACGTTTGTGCCGTCAGCCCATACGCCACCTCCAGATGCACCGCGCGCGTCACGAAGCAAGTGAACAGCGCTACCCAACGCTTCTCGGACCGGCGTCCCACTGACACGTCGAGCGGACCCAGATAATCAACCCCGACGTAACTGAACGGGCGAAGATTCGGTGTGATGCGTTGCACAGGAAGCGCCGCCATCCTTGGAACCAACGGCTGATTGCGGTGCACCTTGCACCAGACGCACGCCGCCGCCACTTGTCGAACCAGTGTGTTGACCCCCAGAATGAAGAAACGCTGGCGCAGCTCGTTCTTGATCGTCTCGCGATATCCGTGTCCGAACTTCTGATGGTAGTGCTGGACAATCATCCGGGTGACATGGTGATCCTTCGGTAGAATCACTGGGAATCTCAGATCGAAAGGCAGAAACTCCGCGTTCTCGGTTCTCCCTTCCATCCGCAGCAAACCGTCTTCGTCGACCAGTGGAGTCAGCTTGTACAGCGGACTTGACTTTCGAGGGCGAGCCACTGATCCGCCGGACGATCCTTGTTCCTGGTCAGCACTTTCACCTCGTCGATGAAGCTCTCCGCCTGCACCATCTTCAGCAGGTACACCTCCGCCTGCTTGTACTCGTCCTGCTGCAGAGCCACACGTACCGATGGTACCGTCGTCGGTCTCAGCATCTTCGCCTGCGCCTTCGTCGCACGCAGCGTCTCCATCGGCAGCCCTTTCGTTTTCCGCTTGAGGTTCGACACGAATCGGTGAGCGCACGCCATGGTCCTCACCAGCATCGTCCACCTTGAGAAATGGTTCACCTCCACGATGGTGTCCACCACCTGCACGTCGTGTAGAAGAAGATGCACGCGAAGTTCCTCCGTGGTGTTCGGTGGGGGCAGGCTTTTCTTCGGCCAGTTTACTTGCTGGTCGTGGATGAACCTCGGGCAGCAGACCCACGGACTGTCAGGCCGGACGTTCGGGTCCTTACCCCACTTCGTCAGGATGTCGGCGATGTTGTGTTGCGTTGGTACGAAGTTCCAATCCATCAGCGACGTCATGCTCAAAATGGCACCGATCCGAAACCCGACGAACTGTTTGTAGCGACGCTGATCGGAGCGGATCCACGACAGGACGACCGCCGAATCAGTCCAGAAAAAGGTCTTGCTGATCGGGAAACTGTGGTTGTCGTGAATCGCCTGGGACATGCGCGCCGCAAGTACACACGACTCCAGCTCCAGACGCGGGATGGACAGCATTTTCAGCGGCGCCACCTTGGACCGACTCATAACCAGCGCCACCACCACTTCGCCCCGGACAACTGCCCGGAAATACGCCACGCATCCGTATGCCTTGTCGCCCGCATCCGCGAAGATGTGCAGCTGAATCTCCTCAATCTCGTCCCACCGCGCGTTCCCGAAGTAGCACCTTGGTAGTTTGAAGTGCTTCGCGTCCGCCAAAATGTTGATCCAACGCAGCCACCTCTGGAAAGCCAACTCGTCGATCATTTCGTCCCACTCGCACCCCGTGCGCCACAGATCTTGCACCAGGATCTTCCCGAGAATGGTGATCGGTCCGAGGAATCCCGCTGGATCGAATTGCGCCATGACCACACTCAGCACGATTCGTTTGGTCGGGCGTCGCTCTCCCGTCAGAACGTCGCGGAACTCCGGCTTCGAGGCCACCGCGAAGCAGAACACGTCCTGATCCGGTTCCCAAACTATGCCGAGTACACGCTCGTAGAAAGCCGACTTTTCCTGGTTGAAGTGCACGGATGTCTTCACGCTTCGTTCTCCCATCTCGTCCAGCACCTTCTTCGAGTTCGACACCCAGTTCCGGATGTTGAAACCTCCTTTCGAGTGGATGAACTTCACCTCGTTGGCCCGCCGAATCGCTTCCTCGACCGTGTCCACCGAGTCGTAGTAGTCGTCCACGTAGTGTCGTTCCTTAATCGCCGCAGCTGCCTCCGGGAACTCCTCCGCATACTGGTCCGCGTTCAGGTTCTTCACGAACTGAGCCGAACTTGGGGAGCAAGCCGACCCGAATGTTGCTACGTCCATGACGTACACCTGCGGAGCGTCGGCAGGGTTCTCGCGGAACAGGAAGCGTTGAGCTTGCTTGTCCTCCTCTCTGATCCTGATCTGATGGTACATTTCTTGGATGTCACCACCCAGCGCGATCGGTCGTTCTCGGAAACGACACACCACTCGTGGAAGCGGCACCAACATGTCCGGTCCCTTGAGCAGCTGTGAGTTCAGCGAGACACCCCGCACCGACGCCGCCGCGTCCCAAATCAGTCTTGTCTTGTCCGGCTTCCGAGGGTTCAGGACGACGTTCAGTGGCAGATACCAAACGGCGTTGCTGGGCGTCTTCAGCTCCTCGGCCGTTGCTTTGTGCGCGTACCCCTTGTTCTGGTACTCTGCGATCTGTTGAGAGACGTTCTGCTTCAACGCCGGGTTCTTGTCCAGCTTCCTCTCCAACGCCTGCAGCCGCCGCGTTGCCATCGGGTAGCTGTCCGGGAATCGCCGCTCGTCCTCGCGCCACAGCAGACCGGTTTCGAACCGCTCTCCGGTGCGCTTCGTCGTCGTCTCCAAAATCTTCTTCGCTCGTTGATCTTCGGCAGACTCCGGCACCGCAAACGACGCAACACCAGCTTCGTCCAGGACGTACTGGTCCCTCATCATGTCGTGGAGTTCTTGGTTACTGGCCGGCTTGACAACATGCAGATTCAGGAACGTATGCACCAAGGGCTTGGGTGTATCAGGTCCGTACACGGTCCAGCCGAGCTTCGAACGGACTGCAATCGGTTCGCCTTGTTGACCAACTCTTGATTCCAGCGGCGCGAAGAGATGGATGTTGTCAAGCCCGATCAAGATGGTCGGTTTCTCCTTGACCTGCTCCGCAACCTGTACGCCCGCCAGATGATCGTACCGCTTCTGCACCTCTGCAAATCTTACATCTTGCTGCGGCAACTGCAGCTTCGAAACCGTCCGCACGTTCTCCAACTGGAACATCTCTCTCGAACCTCTGGCCGCAAGCGTCAGGCTCACCCGGCGAGATTGGTTCTCGTGCCGATCGATCTCGGCAGTCCAGGACACGACCAGCGGCTCCAGCTTTCCTTGCACTCCCAGCTTGTTGGCCACGTACTCCTCCATGAGTGTACTCGACGATCCTTCGTCCAAAAACGCCAGAGTGTTGAACGCCTTGCTCCCCGCGTACATGGTGATCGGAATTGTCCGGAAGATCACCCCGCCGTCGACCTTGTGCGTGTTGCAGTCAACGCGCTGGAACTGCCTCGCAGCTTCCTCGCGGTGAAGTAGCGGATGATGATGTCCTCGACAATTTCCGATCTGGCAGCGCATCTTCGAATGGCACGCGCTGTTGCCATGGCTGCTCAAGCACACCGTGCACAGCTTCAAGCGCTCCACGGTCTTCATGCGCTCAGGCACCCGCATTCCTCTAAACTCGCTGCAGTTCCGTATCAAgtggctggtttgtttacaaacGTAGCAAGCCATGCTCGTTCTGCCACCCGCCGCTTTCTCTCTCGTCGCTTCGTGCAGGTGCACGAACTCGTTCCGCTTGCCCTTCCCGCCGTGTGACTTCGTAGGCTCCTGAAGCGAGAGCGCCGCAAACTCGGCCACCTCCGACACGTCCTCGACCAGTTCCGACAAGAAGTCGGACAGCATTCTCAGCGGAGTGTTGACCTTTCCCCGTCTGTAGCGCACCCAGTCGAGCTGATGACTTGTCGGCAATCTTTCAACCAGCTCCTGGACCAGCATCGGGTTGTTCAGATGATCCTTCATTCCCGACACTTCCAGGTGATCACACAGTTGCTTGATGGTGATCCCGAAATGGATGAACGTGTCGAGATTTTCGCTCGTGGGAGCTCGCGCGTTCCGAACCTTCTGCAAAAGCGCCCGAAGCAGCTTCTCCGGCCGGCCAAACATGTGTCGCAAGTCTTCGATGACATCCGGCACCGCATCCGGCAGCACGAGCCGACCCTGCACCAACGTCAGCGCTGGCCCTTCAAGACAATCCACCAACCTCTTCAAGTTGTCTACGTTCGTGAATCCGCAGGCTTCAGTGGTGTACCTGAAGCTGCTTATGAAGAGAGGCCACACCTCCGGCTCCCCGGAGAACTTCGGCAGATGTCGCGACATGGCTTGTCTAGCCGCCAACTGCTCCTTC from Culex quinquefasciatus strain JHB chromosome 3, VPISU_Cqui_1.0_pri_paternal, whole genome shotgun sequence includes:
- the LOC119769289 gene encoding uncharacterized protein LOC119769289, with protein sequence MAPKPKPDVPADCVVCGKAKGDDAETVECEACRLWAHLACAGETGKVENYFCPNCSQSLQVPKTRKNAKKPKSDAGTTSGAADLPKDVLEQLELERVEREKKMAQEVMIRMKRIEMEKSFAEQELRMERELQEREFAAANEVRALKLKMEQEFLDRQKAAEEEFLAKQKEMKKLIKKSKQKLEKTAVDPPAGKSEGAGAGSTDTPKGVLGKPKIPVPKLSDSDPDSSGDESDEKEDPTTPVSGSREVSDGPGKPVTKLTKEQLAARQAMSRHLPKFSGEPEVWPLFISSFRYTTEACGFTNVDNLKRLVDCLEGPALTLVQGRLVLPDAVPDVIEDLRHMFGRPEKLLRALLQKVRNARAPTSENLDTFIHFGITIKQLCDHLEVSGMKDHLNNPMLVQELVERLPTSHQLDWVRYRRGKVNTPLRMLSDFLSELVEDVSEVAEFAALSLQEPTKSHGGKGKRNEFVHLHEATREKAAGGRTSMACYVCKQTSHLIRNCSEFRGMRVPERMKTVERLKLCTVCLSSHGNSACHSKMRCQIGNCRGHHHPLLHREEAARQFQRVDCNTHKVDGGVIFRTIPITMYAGSKAFNTLAFLDEGSSSTLMEEYVANKLGVQGKLEPLVVSWTAEIDRHENQSRRVSLTLAARGSREMFQLENVRTVSKLQLPQQDVRFAEVQKRYDHLAGVQVAEQVKEKPTILIGLDNIHLFAPLESRVGQQGEPIAVRSKLGWTVYGPDTPKPLVHTFLNLHVVKPASNQELHDMMRDQYVLDEAGVASFAVPESAEDQRAKKILETTTKRTGERFETGLLWREDERRFPDSYPMATRRLQALERKLDKNPALKQNVSQQIAEYQNKGYAHKATAEELKTPSNAVWYLPLNVVLNPRKPDKTRLIWDAAASVRGVSLNSQLLKGPDMLVPLPRVVCRFRERPIALGGDIQEMYHQIRIREEDKQAQRFLFRENPADAPQVYVMDVATFGSACSPSSAQFVKNLNADQYAEEFPEAAAAIKERHYVDDYYDSVDTVEEAIRRANEVKFIHSKGGFNIRNWVSNSKKVLDEMGERSVKTSVHFNQEKSAFYERVLGIVWEPDQDVFCFAVASKPEFRDVLTGERRPTKRIVLSVVMAQFDPAGFLGPITILGKILVQDLWRTGCEWDEMIDELAFQRWLRWINILADAKHFKLPRCYFGNARWDEIEEIQLHIFADAGDKAYGCVAYFRAVVRGEVVVALVMSRSKVAPLKMLSIPRLELESCVLAARMSQAIHDNHSFPISKTFFWTDSAVVLSWIRSDQRRYKQFVGFRIGAILSMTSLMDWNFVPTQHNIADILTKWGKDPNVRPDSPWVCCPRFIHDQQVNWPKKSLPPPNTTEELRVHLLLHDVQVVDTIVEVNHFSRWTMLVRTMACAHRFVSNLKRKTKGLPMETLRATKAQAKMLRPTTVPSVRVALQQDEYKQAEVYLLKMVQAESFIDESSPLYKLTPLVDEDGLLRMEGRTENAEFLPFDLRFPVILPKDHHVTRMIVQHYHQKFGHGYRETIKNELRQRFFILGVNTLVRQVAAACVWCKVHRNQPLVPRMAALPVQRITPNLRPFSYVGVDYLGPLDVSVGRRSEKRWVALFTCFVTRAVHLEVAYGLTAQTCLMAIRRFICRRGPPVEFFSDNGTNFRGASKELVETVRSIGNDCAEVLTTSRTKWTFNPPAAPHMGGVWERLVRSVKEALEALDDGRRLTDEILVTCLAEAEDMINSRPLTYVAQESSQAEALTPNHFIRGVSPNEPNAVPPSPHPAEALRDAYKRSQQLADVMWQRWVKEYVPSVNQRTKWFGESRPLKAGDLVYIVDGKNRKSWIRGVVEEPIVSGDGRIRQAWVRTSSGLVKRATARLAVLEIEGKPASEASEPGLRAGGC